A single Sphingomonas sp. IW22 DNA region contains:
- a CDS encoding NAD(P)H-dependent flavin oxidoreductase: MALPPLFDRLRLPIVASPMFIISGPELVIAQCKSGIVGSFPALNARPQTMLDEWLHRITEELSAWNRDNPDTPAAPFAVNQIVHKSNDRLEADLATCAKWQVPIVITSLGAREELNTAVHGWGGITLHDVIDDRFAHKAIEKGADGLILVTAGAGGHAGRLNPFAFTQEVRQWFDGPVLLSGAIANGGAVLATQAAGADLAYIGSPFIATTEANAEAAYKQGIVDGRAADIVYTNLFTGVHGNYLRASIEAAGLDPDNLPVSDPSAMNFGSGGNSKAKAWRDIWGSGQGIGAVSSVESVAAMIDRLASEYQAARARLIG, from the coding sequence ATGGCGCTACCTCCTCTCTTCGATCGTCTGCGGCTGCCGATCGTGGCCAGCCCGATGTTCATCATTTCCGGGCCTGAACTGGTCATTGCCCAGTGCAAGTCGGGCATTGTTGGCTCGTTCCCCGCGCTCAATGCACGACCGCAGACGATGCTGGACGAATGGCTCCACCGCATCACCGAAGAACTGTCCGCGTGGAACCGCGACAATCCCGATACGCCAGCGGCGCCCTTTGCCGTCAATCAGATCGTTCACAAGTCGAACGACCGGCTGGAGGCCGATCTGGCAACCTGCGCCAAATGGCAGGTGCCGATCGTCATCACCTCGCTCGGCGCGCGGGAGGAGCTGAACACCGCCGTCCATGGCTGGGGCGGGATCACGTTGCACGACGTGATCGACGACCGTTTCGCGCACAAGGCGATCGAGAAGGGCGCCGACGGCCTGATCCTGGTGACGGCCGGCGCCGGTGGCCATGCCGGGCGGCTCAATCCCTTCGCCTTCACGCAGGAGGTGCGCCAGTGGTTCGACGGCCCGGTGCTGCTGTCCGGTGCCATCGCCAATGGCGGCGCGGTGCTGGCGACACAGGCGGCGGGCGCCGACCTTGCCTATATCGGCTCCCCCTTCATCGCCACGACCGAGGCCAATGCGGAGGCGGCGTACAAACAGGGCATCGTCGACGGGCGCGCTGCCGACATCGTCTATACCAACCTGTTCACCGGCGTTCACGGCAATTACCTGCGCGCATCGATCGAGGCGGCGGGGCTGGACCCCGACAATCTGCCGGTCAGCGATCCGTCGGCCATGAATTTCGGCTCCGGCGGCAACAGCAAGGCCAAGGCGTGGCGCGACATCTGGGGATCGGGTCAGGGCATCGGCGCGGTCAGCAGCGTGGAAAGCGTGGCTGCCATGATCGACCGGCTGGCGTCCGAATATCAGGCGGCACGAGCGCGACTGATCGGCTGA
- a CDS encoding TrmH family RNA methyltransferase, producing the protein MPRTITAFSNPAVKAARELRDKKHRRMQRRFLAEGLRILTEAREGGRLPEQMFFAADSPHHPLVVALVEAVEAAGGDAIETTPDILSKLSGKDNPGAVVGVFAEFESTLADLDRHSAGIWLAAERLRDPGNLGTILRTGDAVGAGALILIDDCVDPFSVEAVRASMGALFTVPIVRTPWADFIAWLRQGPGQLVALSLDTDIDYQAPDYGAPTFLLTGNEAQGLPPAYAQACDTRVRMPMLGKADSLNAAVATAVMAYEVLSQQRRRG; encoded by the coding sequence ATGCCCCGCACCATCACCGCCTTTTCCAATCCCGCCGTGAAGGCCGCGCGCGAACTGCGCGACAAGAAGCATCGCCGCATGCAGCGCCGCTTCCTGGCCGAGGGGCTTCGCATCCTGACCGAAGCGCGTGAGGGCGGGCGATTGCCCGAACAGATGTTCTTCGCCGCCGACAGCCCCCACCATCCGCTGGTCGTCGCGCTGGTCGAAGCGGTGGAGGCCGCAGGCGGCGACGCGATCGAGACGACGCCCGACATCCTGTCCAAATTGTCGGGCAAGGATAATCCGGGCGCGGTGGTCGGCGTCTTTGCCGAGTTCGAGTCGACGCTGGCCGATCTGGACCGTCATTCGGCAGGCATCTGGCTGGCGGCGGAGCGGCTGCGCGATCCCGGCAATCTGGGCACCATCCTTCGCACCGGCGATGCCGTCGGCGCGGGCGCGCTGATCCTGATCGACGATTGCGTCGATCCCTTTTCGGTGGAGGCGGTGCGCGCCAGCATGGGTGCGCTGTTCACCGTGCCCATCGTGCGGACGCCATGGGCCGATTTCATCGCGTGGTTGCGACAGGGACCGGGGCAGTTGGTCGCACTCAGCCTGGATACCGACATTGATTACCAGGCGCCTGATTACGGTGCCCCGACCTTTTTGCTGACCGGCAACGAGGCGCAGGGCCTGCCCCCCGCTTATGCGCAGGCGTGCGACACCCGCGTGCGGATGCCGATGCTTGGCAAGGCGGACAGCCTGAACGCGGCAGTGGCGACGGCGGTCATGGCGTATGAGGTGCTGTCGCAACAGCGGCGGCGCGGCTGA
- a CDS encoding 8-amino-7-oxononanoate synthase has product MLKAQLADLDALAAIGRRRSLAPRAGADFASNDYLGLAASPRLARAAIDAIARGVAVGSGGSRLLRGNHEEIEALEHEAADHFGHAAALWFSSGYVANLTLFATLPQRGDLIVHDEHVHASAHDGMRLSRGERRAAAHNDAEAFDDAIAQWRRTGGTGTPWIAVESLYSMDGDRAPLNDLVQVATRHDAILVVDEAHATGVFGDGGRGLAHGLPTERVIALHTCGKALGAEGALLTGPVAMRDFLINRGRGFIFSTAPSPVMGAVVRESLRAIADEPERRESLWARIAHAERRLSPLGVTATGSQIMPLVLGDDVRAMTMAGAVQAAGFDVRGIRPPTVPAGTARLRISITNNIGPGDINALADVLETLS; this is encoded by the coding sequence ATGCTGAAGGCACAGCTGGCCGATCTGGACGCGCTGGCGGCGATCGGTCGGCGCCGGTCGCTGGCACCGCGCGCGGGAGCCGATTTTGCGTCGAACGATTATCTGGGGCTGGCGGCATCGCCGCGGCTGGCCCGTGCCGCAATCGACGCCATTGCGCGCGGCGTGGCGGTCGGCTCTGGCGGGTCGCGCCTGCTGCGCGGCAATCACGAAGAGATCGAGGCGCTGGAGCATGAGGCAGCGGACCATTTCGGCCATGCCGCCGCGCTGTGGTTCTCCAGCGGCTATGTTGCCAACCTTACCCTGTTCGCCACCCTGCCCCAGCGCGGCGACCTGATCGTGCATGACGAACATGTCCATGCCAGCGCCCATGACGGCATGCGCCTGTCGCGCGGGGAGCGGCGGGCAGCGGCGCATAACGACGCTGAGGCATTCGACGACGCCATTGCACAGTGGCGCCGCACGGGCGGCACGGGCACGCCGTGGATCGCGGTCGAAAGCCTTTACAGCATGGACGGCGACCGCGCCCCGCTGAACGATCTGGTTCAGGTCGCAACACGGCACGACGCGATTCTGGTCGTCGATGAAGCCCATGCGACAGGTGTGTTCGGCGATGGCGGGCGCGGGCTGGCGCACGGGCTGCCCACCGAACGGGTGATCGCGCTGCACACCTGTGGCAAGGCGCTGGGGGCCGAGGGGGCGTTGCTGACCGGGCCGGTGGCGATGCGCGACTTTCTGATCAATCGCGGGCGCGGGTTCATCTTTTCCACGGCCCCCTCTCCCGTCATGGGAGCGGTCGTTCGCGAATCGCTTCGCGCCATCGCCGATGAGCCCGAGCGGCGCGAATCCCTTTGGGCGCGTATCGCCCATGCCGAACGCCGCCTGTCGCCGCTGGGCGTCACCGCCACCGGCTCACAGATAATGCCGCTGGTTCTGGGCGACGATGTGCGCGCCATGACCATGGCGGGTGCGGTTCAGGCCGCCGGGTTCGACGTGCGCGGCATCCGCCCGCCGACCGTCCCGGCCGGAACCGCACGGCTTCGCATTTCGATCACGAACAATATCGGGCCGGGCGACATCAACGCGCTGGCCGATGTGCTGGAGACGCTTTCATGA
- the bioD gene encoding dethiobiotin synthase: MTGRFVIAGTDTGVGKTVFAAALTRAIGATYWKPVQAGTDEGTDGATVTALGVDPARILPEAYVLATPCSPHRAAEIDGVAIDPARLTPPATEGPLVVELAGGLMVPLTRELPTADLVARWGLPVILVARTSLGTINHSLLSIEAMRRRDIPIHGIAFVGESVPVSETTIATMGGVRRLGRLDQLPELTPDALAAAFARGFDAGDFA, translated from the coding sequence ATGACCGGCCGTTTCGTCATTGCGGGCACCGACACGGGCGTGGGCAAGACGGTGTTCGCCGCGGCACTGACCCGCGCCATCGGAGCGACTTACTGGAAGCCGGTGCAGGCGGGCACCGATGAGGGCACCGACGGCGCGACGGTCACCGCGCTGGGCGTCGATCCCGCGCGCATCCTGCCCGAAGCCTATGTGCTGGCTACCCCCTGCTCCCCGCATCGCGCGGCAGAGATTGACGGCGTGGCCATCGACCCCGCGCGCCTGACTCCGCCCGCGACCGAAGGTCCGCTGGTGGTCGAGCTGGCGGGCGGGCTGATGGTGCCGTTGACGCGCGAACTGCCGACAGCGGATCTGGTTGCGCGCTGGGGCCTGCCGGTCATTCTGGTGGCGCGCACGTCGCTCGGCACAATCAACCACAGCCTGTTGTCGATCGAAGCGATGCGCCGCCGCGACATTCCCATTCACGGCATCGCCTTTGTCGGGGAAAGCGTGCCCGTCAGCGAAACGACGATCGCTACAATGGGCGGCGTGCGGCGGCTGGGGCGGCTGGACCAGCTGCCCGAACTGACCCCCGATGCGCTGGCAGCTGCGTTCGCGCGGGGGTTCGACGCGGGGGACTTCGCGTGA
- a CDS encoding adenosylmethionine--8-amino-7-oxononanoate transaminase, with protein MTRTRIWHPFTQHGLGEPIPNIVRTQGAYLWTDRGERLIDAISSWWVTTHGHAHPRIAAAIAEAAGHCDQIIFAGHTHPYAQAVAEGLTALFPPELAHVFFSDSGSTSVEVALKMALGYWANRGEARHRILVLEHSYHGDTIGTMSVGARGVFNAAYAPLLFDVETLPFPADDTAQATLDALEAACRAKPAALIVEPLVLGAGGMLIYPPSLLAEMHAICARHGVIFIADEVMTGWGRTGTLTACEQAGVVPDIMCLSKGLTGGSLPLAVTLASEAIYDAHYSTDRATMFFHSSSYTANPIACAAAAANLAIWREEPVLARVDRLAVRQREWTARVAGWARTVNARTIGTIAAFEVQDHERPGYLSALGPAIKAHCAAAGVLIRPLGNTVYVMPPYCITDDDLAAIYNAIGEALSRA; from the coding sequence GTGACGCGCACGCGCATCTGGCACCCGTTCACCCAGCATGGCCTGGGCGAGCCGATCCCGAACATCGTCCGCACGCAGGGCGCTTATTTGTGGACCGATCGGGGCGAGCGGCTGATCGACGCGATTTCGAGCTGGTGGGTGACGACGCATGGCCACGCCCATCCCCGCATCGCCGCTGCCATTGCCGAAGCGGCGGGCCATTGCGATCAGATCATCTTTGCCGGGCACACCCACCCTTATGCCCAAGCCGTGGCCGAGGGGCTGACCGCGCTGTTCCCGCCCGAACTGGCGCATGTCTTCTTTTCCGATTCGGGTTCGACCAGTGTCGAGGTCGCGCTTAAAATGGCGCTGGGATACTGGGCCAATCGCGGTGAGGCGCGCCACCGCATCCTCGTCCTCGAACACAGCTATCATGGCGACACCATCGGCACGATGTCGGTCGGTGCGCGCGGCGTGTTCAATGCGGCCTATGCGCCGCTGTTGTTCGATGTCGAAACCCTGCCCTTTCCCGCCGACGATACCGCGCAAGCCACGCTGGACGCGCTGGAGGCCGCGTGCCGCGCCAAACCGGCGGCGCTGATCGTCGAACCGCTGGTGCTGGGTGCGGGAGGCATGTTGATCTATCCGCCATCGCTGCTGGCGGAGATGCACGCGATCTGCGCGCGGCACGGCGTGATCTTCATTGCGGATGAAGTGATGACCGGCTGGGGCCGCACCGGCACGCTGACCGCATGCGAACAGGCGGGCGTGGTGCCCGACATCATGTGCCTGTCGAAGGGGCTGACCGGCGGCAGCCTGCCGCTGGCCGTCACACTGGCCAGCGAAGCGATCTATGACGCCCATTATTCGACCGACCGGGCGACGATGTTCTTTCATTCGAGCAGTTACACCGCCAACCCCATCGCCTGCGCGGCGGCGGCAGCCAATCTGGCGATCTGGCGGGAGGAGCCGGTGCTGGCCCGTGTCGACCGGCTGGCGGTGCGGCAGCGCGAATGGACCGCCCGCGTCGCCGGTTGGGCGCGCACCGTAAACGCCCGGACCATCGGCACCATCGCCGCGTTCGAGGTGCAGGATCATGAGCGCCCCGGCTATCTCTCCGCGCTGGGGCCCGCGATCAAGGCGCATTGTGCGGCGGCCGGCGTGCTGATTCGCCCGCTTGGCAACACGGTCTATGTCATGCCGCCTTATTGCATCACCGACGACGACCTGGCCGCCATCTACAACGCTATCGGCGAGGCGCTTTCACGCGCGTGA
- a CDS encoding Glu/Leu/Phe/Val dehydrogenase — protein sequence MLTDWGFPDFDDHEGVHLITDRETGLQAVIAVHSTALGPAAGGVRFWHYADPRAAITDALRLSRGMSFKNAMAGLPMGGGKGVILADANRTKTQDMLKAFGRAVDSLGGRYVTAEDVGISEADLTTISGETRYASGLPVKSSGGAGGDPGPFTAMGIYLGVKAAAKRALGTDDMAGVHVAIQGLGSVGGGLARLLAKDGARLTIADVNRDRATAMADELGATMADPDSILSTEADIVSPNALGAILTETSIAALKCKAVAGGANNQLATRAEGQAIHDRGILYAPDYVINAGGIINVGLEYLGQGDRAEVESRIARIPERLEAVWAESERSNTPAAQVADAQAMRLIGRA from the coding sequence GTGCTCACCGACTGGGGCTTTCCCGATTTTGACGACCATGAGGGCGTCCACCTGATCACCGATCGCGAAACCGGCCTGCAGGCCGTGATCGCGGTGCATTCGACGGCGCTTGGCCCGGCAGCGGGCGGCGTGCGGTTCTGGCATTATGCCGATCCGCGCGCGGCGATTACCGATGCGCTGCGCCTGTCGCGCGGCATGAGCTTCAAGAACGCGATGGCCGGCCTGCCCATGGGCGGCGGCAAGGGCGTGATTCTGGCCGACGCCAACCGCACCAAGACGCAGGACATGCTCAAGGCATTCGGTCGCGCAGTGGATTCGCTGGGCGGGCGTTATGTCACGGCGGAAGATGTCGGCATTTCCGAAGCCGATCTGACCACGATCTCGGGCGAAACCCGCTATGCGTCGGGCCTGCCGGTCAAGTCGAGCGGTGGCGCAGGCGGCGATCCCGGCCCGTTTACGGCAATGGGCATCTATCTGGGCGTCAAGGCAGCGGCAAAGCGCGCGCTGGGCACTGACGACATGGCCGGTGTGCATGTCGCAATCCAGGGTCTGGGCAGCGTCGGCGGCGGCCTGGCCCGTCTGCTGGCCAAGGACGGCGCGCGGCTGACCATCGCCGATGTCAATCGCGACCGCGCAACCGCGATGGCCGACGAACTGGGCGCCACGATGGCCGATCCCGATTCGATCCTGTCGACCGAAGCAGACATCGTCAGCCCCAACGCGCTGGGCGCGATCCTGACCGAAACCTCCATCGCCGCGCTGAAGTGCAAGGCGGTGGCCGGCGGTGCGAACAACCAGCTCGCCACCCGTGCAGAGGGTCAGGCGATTCATGATCGCGGCATCCTGTATGCGCCCGATTATGTGATCAACGCTGGCGGCATCATCAATGTCGGCCTGGAATATCTGGGTCAGGGCGACCGTGCCGAGGTGGAAAGCCGCATCGCGCGCATTCCCGAACGACTGGAAGCGGTCTGGGCCGAAAGCGAACGCTCGAACACCCCCGCCGCGCAGGTGGCCGATGCACAGGCGATGCGCCTGATCGGACGCGCCTGA
- a CDS encoding tetratricopeptide repeat protein: MGWFALAALAAAVLMLMLVMRLPRALTGFVGATIMLGATGYALQGRPTLAASPATPPAVEATGDEELVELRQQLFGRFQYADSYFFIADALARSGDERGAARAMLGGVRSAPDNLPLWTGLGYRAAGADGAMSPVSRMAFRHARQLNPEHPGPYFFEGLAYVRTGDLNAARPLWQRALALSPAEAPWREGIATRLALLDGFIAMQREAEAAAPR; the protein is encoded by the coding sequence ATGGGCTGGTTCGCGCTCGCGGCTCTTGCAGCGGCGGTGCTGATGCTGATGTTGGTCATGCGCCTGCCGCGCGCGCTGACGGGTTTCGTCGGCGCGACGATCATGCTGGGCGCCACCGGCTACGCGCTGCAAGGGCGACCGACGCTCGCCGCCTCCCCCGCTACGCCGCCTGCCGTCGAGGCGACGGGCGATGAGGAACTGGTGGAGCTGCGCCAGCAACTGTTCGGTCGTTTCCAATATGCCGACAGCTATTTCTTCATCGCCGATGCGCTGGCCCGTTCGGGGGACGAACGCGGCGCCGCGCGCGCGATGCTGGGCGGGGTTCGCTCCGCACCCGACAACCTGCCGCTTTGGACCGGGCTGGGTTATCGCGCCGCCGGTGCTGACGGCGCGATGTCGCCCGTTTCACGCATGGCCTTTCGCCACGCGCGGCAACTGAACCCGGAACATCCCGGTCCCTATTTCTTCGAAGGGCTGGCTTATGTCCGCACCGGCGACCTTAACGCTGCACGCCCCCTGTGGCAGCGCGCGCTGGCGCTAAGCCCCGCCGAGGCGCCGTGGCGTGAGGGGATTGCGACACGGCTGGCGCTGCTTGACGGGTTCATCGCCATGCAGCGCGAAGCGGAAGCGGCAGCCCCCCGTTAA
- a CDS encoding ROK family protein, whose product MNDNLFAGVELGGTKAIAVLGAGAGIVDRLQVPTTSPAETLGVLSHRLGEWRATHGVSALGIASFGPISLDPEDADHGHMLATPKPGWAGADVLGILSRGFDRAAINTDVVAAALGEGLHGAACGLRDFVYVTIGTGVGMGIIAGGVPVTGLMHPEAGHWRVRRAAGDGFAGACPFHGDCLEGLIAGPSLAKRFDMPGDRVGDDHPDWRFVADALAEAMATLFLGLATQRVVIGGGVVAHRPSLLAMVRAMTVEKIGGYLPFIDAETIGERVVAAKLPDAGAVGALVLAARA is encoded by the coding sequence ATGAATGACAATCTATTCGCCGGCGTCGAACTGGGCGGGACAAAGGCGATCGCCGTGCTGGGTGCAGGGGCCGGGATCGTCGACCGGCTTCAGGTTCCGACCACCAGCCCCGCAGAAACGCTGGGTGTTCTTTCCCACAGGTTGGGCGAATGGCGTGCCACGCATGGGGTGTCGGCGCTGGGCATCGCCAGCTTTGGCCCGATCTCGCTCGACCCTGAGGACGCCGATCACGGCCATATGCTGGCTACGCCCAAGCCCGGCTGGGCAGGGGCGGACGTGCTGGGCATCCTGTCGCGCGGTTTTGACCGTGCCGCGATCAACACCGATGTCGTTGCTGCTGCGCTGGGGGAGGGGCTGCACGGTGCCGCCTGCGGGCTGCGCGACTTTGTCTATGTGACGATCGGAACGGGTGTGGGCATGGGCATCATCGCCGGGGGCGTGCCGGTGACCGGCCTGATGCATCCCGAGGCGGGGCATTGGCGGGTCCGGCGCGCGGCGGGCGATGGCTTTGCCGGGGCCTGCCCCTTTCACGGCGATTGCCTGGAGGGGCTGATTGCCGGACCGTCGCTGGCCAAACGATTCGACATGCCGGGGGACCGGGTGGGCGATGACCATCCCGACTGGCGATTCGTGGCCGATGCTTTGGCGGAGGCGATGGCGACGCTGTTTCTGGGGCTGGCAACGCAGCGGGTGGTGATCGGCGGCGGCGTGGTGGCGCATCGCCCGTCGCTGTTGGCGATGGTGAGGGCGATGACGGTCGAAAAGATCGGCGGCTATCTGCCATTTATCGACGCGGAGACGATCGGCGAGCGGGTCGTGGCAGCAAAATTGCCCGACGCGGGGGCGGTCGGCGCACTCGTGCTGGCGGCGCGTGCCTGA
- a CDS encoding ATPase, T2SS/T4P/T4SS family — MTGATAIEALAADAAAQGASDIHLDFDPDAVRVRLRVDGRLRAWVPARLQPERLRDAAWQVVGAGTDRLSDWRVAAHASGNRLALRLRADRAGLAGDKLADLGMAPAHARLMVAALERAGGVVVVAGPPGSGRRSTITALIADDVRTVSVVGIGIAVPGGLELSCAPDEPTAAAIDRAMTLDPDMLVLGDLPDREAAALAFQVAAGGCRVLVRLDASDAVAAIERLRMLGVDRLALAAHLRAVLAQRLADRLCRQCRRPVQASNAVAALLGFDPGAVIFESDGCAGCDNSGVDGRVGVFEGIVVDAAIARLVNDGGDAALLSRHAFLRAPRLDSAARAMVREGMIAASEAVRLARSTR; from the coding sequence GTGACGGGCGCGACGGCGATCGAGGCACTGGCGGCCGATGCGGCGGCACAGGGGGCAAGCGACATCCATCTCGACTTCGATCCCGACGCCGTGCGGGTCCGCCTGCGCGTCGATGGTCGACTGCGTGCATGGGTGCCGGCACGCTTGCAGCCTGAGCGGCTTCGCGACGCTGCGTGGCAGGTGGTGGGCGCGGGCACCGACAGGCTTAGCGACTGGCGGGTCGCGGCGCATGCCAGTGGCAATCGTCTGGCGCTCCGGCTGCGTGCCGACCGCGCGGGACTGGCTGGCGACAAGCTGGCCGACCTGGGCATGGCGCCGGCACACGCGCGGCTGATGGTCGCTGCGCTGGAGCGCGCAGGCGGCGTTGTGGTCGTCGCGGGCCCACCCGGGTCGGGCCGTCGCTCGACCATCACTGCGCTGATCGCCGACGATGTGCGAACCGTAAGCGTCGTGGGCATCGGTATCGCGGTGCCCGGTGGGCTGGAGCTGTCATGCGCGCCCGATGAGCCGACCGCAGCCGCCATTGATCGCGCGATGACGCTGGACCCCGACATGCTGGTCCTTGGCGACCTGCCCGATCGTGAGGCAGCGGCGCTCGCCTTTCAGGTGGCGGCGGGCGGGTGCCGTGTGCTGGTGCGGCTCGACGCGTCGGACGCGGTGGCCGCAATCGAGCGGCTGCGGATGCTTGGCGTCGACCGTCTGGCGCTGGCGGCACATTTGCGGGCCGTGCTGGCGCAAAGGCTGGCCGACCGGCTGTGTCGGCAGTGCCGGCGGCCCGTTCAGGCAAGCAACGCGGTTGCGGCCTTGTTGGGATTCGATCCGGGGGCGGTGATCTTTGAAAGCGATGGCTGCGCTGGCTGCGACAATAGCGGGGTCGATGGCCGCGTCGGCGTATTTGAGGGGATCGTGGTCGATGCCGCGATCGCGCGACTGGTCAATGATGGCGGGGACGCCGCATTGCTGTCGCGCCATGCCTTTCTTCGCGCCCCGCGACTCGATTCGGCGGCGCGGGCGATGGTTCGCGAAGGGATGATTGCGGCCTCTGAAGCAGTGCGCCTGGCGCGATCGACGCGCTGA
- a CDS encoding prolyl hydroxylase family protein gives MTHLGSGHPSEPVIAHIAAQPGVQRLPNSRLTLFTARSFLDAGHCTELCALIDRDRRPSTIADPNGDNAFRTSETCDLDPQEPVVARLEAAILGFCGLDAAHGEPIQGQRYAVGQEFKAHTDYFDPTGADFTRYCSVAGNRTWTVMIYLNEPEAGGATRFKVVDKTIQPEAGKLLAWNNLRPDGRPNPATLHHGMKVRAGTKYVITKWFRERPWGW, from the coding sequence ATGACCCATCTCGGCTCAGGCCATCCCAGCGAACCCGTCATCGCCCATATCGCCGCCCAGCCGGGCGTTCAGCGGCTGCCCAATTCCCGGCTGACGCTGTTCACCGCGCGCAGCTTTCTCGATGCGGGACACTGCACCGAACTATGCGCGTTGATCGATCGCGACCGGCGCCCATCGACGATCGCCGATCCCAATGGCGACAACGCCTTTCGCACCAGCGAAACCTGCGACCTGGATCCGCAAGAGCCGGTGGTCGCCCGGCTGGAGGCTGCGATCCTCGGCTTCTGCGGCCTGGATGCGGCGCACGGCGAACCGATTCAGGGCCAGCGTTACGCCGTGGGACAGGAGTTCAAGGCCCATACCGACTATTTCGACCCCACGGGCGCGGATTTTACGCGCTATTGCAGCGTGGCGGGAAATCGCACCTGGACCGTGATGATCTATCTCAACGAACCGGAAGCAGGCGGCGCCACCCGCTTCAAGGTGGTCGACAAGACGATCCAGCCCGAAGCGGGCAAGCTGCTGGCGTGGAACAATCTGCGCCCCGACGGCCGCCCGAACCCGGCAACCCTGCATCACGGGATGAAGGTGCGCGCGGGCACCAAATACGTGATCACCAAGTGGTTTCGCGAGCGCCCTTGGGGCTGGTGA